Proteins co-encoded in one Lynx canadensis isolate LIC74 chromosome C1, mLynCan4.pri.v2, whole genome shotgun sequence genomic window:
- the CCDC163 gene encoding LOW QUALITY PROTEIN: transmembrane protein CCDC163 (The sequence of the model RefSeq protein was modified relative to this genomic sequence to represent the inferred CDS: substituted 1 base at 1 genomic stop codon), producing the protein MSRSLSWSEHLDVLLNATDGNVARIKQRLYPLGVSTAAGDLAGTWISPHHLLPQSGVHAQQPWALETPFVPERLSWGKAHGASSLWDEVIILQSQLQSQAQVTETLRQAVQGLLEEQEQQKYKICTLEASLRLLQGSPEQRVLLLDQCLEELRRELQGLQSQVQEQAQAQIQTGPQKRSATGGLHQELQNECQLLWEESEILQEELKLLQDXLSQHQELLLKQMAEGGQAQAHSWKISRRAHFLTWSPAAFSFRPRALSRRTYSLRAPQCS; encoded by the exons ATGAGTAGGAGCCTGAGCTGGTCTGAGCACCTCGACGTGCTTCTCAATGCTACCGATGGAAATGTGGCCAGGATTAAG cagcGGCTGTATCCTCTTGGAGTCTCCACAGCGG CAGGAGATTTGGCTGGGACCTGGATTTCCCCTCATCACTTGCTTCCTCAGTCTGGAGTCCATGCTCAACAGCCTTGGGCTCTAGAGACTCCCTTTGTCCCAGAGAGGCTGAGTTGGGGTAAGGCCCATGGTGCATCTTCTCTCTGGGATGAAGTTATTATTCTCCAATCCCAGCTTCAATCCCAGGCTCAG GTGACTGAGACACTAAGACAGGCCGTGCAGGGGCTGCTGGAAGAGCAAGAGCAGCAGAAGTATAAGATCTGTACCCTGGAAG CATCACTAAGGTTGCTGCAGGGGAGCCCAGAGCAGAGGGTCCTTCTCCTGGATCAATGCCTGGAGGAGCTGAGAAGGGAACTGCAGGGCCTTCAAAGCCAGGTGCAGGAACAGGCCCAAGCCCAAATACAAACAGGACCACAAAAACGTAGTGCTACTGGTGGCCTTCACCAAGAGCTGCAGAATGA GTGTCAACTCCTGTGGGAGGAATCAGAGATTCTTCAGGAGGAGCTGAAATTGCTGCAGGACTAGCTGA GCCAGCACCAGGAGCTGCTGCTGAAACAGATGGCTGAAGGGGGGCAAGCTCAGGCCCACAGCTGGAAG ATCTCCAGAAGAGCACACTTTCTAACCTGGAGCCCAGCAGCTTTCAGCTTTAGGCCCAGAGCCTTGAGCAGGAGAACATATTCTTTAAGGGCCCCACAATGTTCCTGA
- the MMACHC gene encoding cyanocobalamin reductase / alkylcobalamin dealkylase, with protein sequence MELQVAELKQKIEDTLCPFGFEVYPFQVAWYNALLPPAFHLPLPGPTLAFLVLSTPAMFDRALKPFLQSCHLRPLTDPVDQCVAYHLGRVRKNLPELQMEVIADYEVHPNRRPKILAQTAAHVAGAAYYYQRKDVEADPWGTQHISGVCIHPRYGGWFAIRGVMLLPGIEVPDLPPTKPLDCVPTRAARITLLEGFNFHWRDWTYRDAVTPQERYSEEQKAYFSTPPAQRLALLGLAQPSEDPSSASPELPFTTLPPKKPQNPSRARGWLSPSISPPASPGP encoded by the exons ATGGAGCTGCAAGTCGCAGAACTGAAGCAGAAGATCGAAGACACATTGTGCCCTTTTGGCTTCGAGGTTTACCCCTTCCAG GTGGCATGGTATAATGCACTCCTGCCTCCAGCCTTCCACCTACCCCTGCCAGGACCTACCCTGGCCTTCCTGGTACTCAGCACACCTGCTATGTTTGACCGGGCCCTCAAACCCTTTTTGCAGAGTTGCCATCTCCGACCACTGACTGACCCTGTGGACCAGTGTGTAGCCTACCACTTGGGCCGTGTTAGAAAG AACCTCCCAGAGTTGCAAATGGAAGTCATCGCTGACTACGAGGTACACCCCAATCGGCGCCCCAAGATTCTGGCCCAGACTGCAGCCCATGTGGCAGGGGCTGCTTACTACTACCAACGGAAGGATGTGGAGGCTGACCCCTGGGGGACCCAG CACATATCAGGTGTGTGCATACATCCCCGATACGGAGGCTGGTTTGCCATCCGAGGAGTAATGCTGCTGCCAGGAATAGAGGTGCCAGATCTGCCACCCACAAAGCCCCTGGACTGTGTACCTACAAGAGCTGCCCGAATCACCCTGCTTGAAGGCTTTAATTTCCACTGGCGTGACTGGACATACCGGGATGCTGTAACACCACAGGAGCGTTACTCAGAAGAACAGAAGGCTTACTTTTCTACTCCACCTGCCCAACGCTTAGCTTTGTTGGGCTTGGCCCAGCCCTCAGAGGATCCTAGCTCTGCATCACCTGAGCTTCCTTTTACCACACTCCCACCCAAGAAGCCCCAGAATCCCAGCAGAGCCCGAGGCTGGCTCAGCCCCAGTATCTCACCACCTGCATCCCCTGGCCCTTGA
- the PRDX1 gene encoding peroxiredoxin-1, protein MSSGNAKIGHPAPNFKATAVMPDGQFKDISLSDYKGKYIVFFFYPLDFTFVCPTEIIAFSDRAEEFKKLNCQVIGASVDSHFCHLAWINTPKKQGGLGPMNIPLVSDPKRTIAQDYGVLKADEGISFRGLFIIDEKGILRQITVNDLPVGRSVDETLRLVQAFQFTDKHGEVCPAGWKPGSDTIKPDVQKSKEYFSKQK, encoded by the exons ATGTCTTCAGGAAATGCCAAAATTGGGCATCCTGCCCCCAACTTCAAAGCCACGGCTGTTATGCCAGATGGCCAGTTCAAAGACATCAGCCTATCTGACTACAAAG gaaaATACATTGTGTTCTTCTTTTACCCTCTTGATTTCACCTTTGTGTGCCCCACGGAGATCATTGCTTTCAGTGACAGAGCGgaagaatttaagaaactcaACTGCCAAGTGATTGGTGCTTCTGTGGATTCTCATTTCTGTCACCTGGCATG GATCAACACACCCAAGAAACAAGGAGGATTGGGACCCATGAACATTCCCTTGGTATCAGACCCCAAGCGTACCATTGCTCAGGACTATGGAGTCTTAAAGGCTGATGAAGGCATCTCATTCAG GGGCCTCTTTATCATTGATGAGAAAGGTATCCTTCGACAGATCACAGTAAATGACCTTCCTGTCGGCCGTTCTGTGGATGAGACTCTGAGACTAGTTCAGGCCTTCCAGTTTACTGACAAGCATGGGGAAG TGTGCCCAGCTGGCTGGAAGCCTGGCAGTGATACCATCAAGCCTGATGTCCAGAAGAGCAAAGAATATTTCTCTAAGCAGAAGTGA